Proteins encoded within one genomic window of Macrotis lagotis isolate mMagLag1 chromosome 3, bilby.v1.9.chrom.fasta, whole genome shotgun sequence:
- the LOC141516763 gene encoding putative olfactory receptor 5AK3 codes for MIQRNDTSVTEFILLGFAVQQEIQYILFLVFLIIYFTSLVGNVGMILLIKCDARLHTPMYFFLQNLAFVDLCYTSAITPKMLVNFLVSNKSISFSGCVIQLYVYGIFATVECYLLAVMAVDRYVAICNPLRYSIVMSQRACIQLVTGCYVMSSLTSNTHLGFLLSLSFCNVNTINHFFCDLPPILTLSCSSIYFNIMFIMIFVGFNLVSTLLVVFLSYIYILSAILRMPSARGRHKAFSTCASHMTAVTIFYGTLCYMYLQPSSSKSQENDKVASVFYGIVIPMLNPLIYSLRNKEVKEAMKVLMKSCA; via the coding sequence ATGATCCAAAGAAATGACACAAGCGTGACTGAGTTCATTCTATTGGGATTTGCAGTGCAACAAGAAATACAATACATTCTCTTCTTGGTATTTCTAATCATCTACTTTACATCTCTAGTAGGCAATGTTGGGATGATTCTGCTCATCAAGTGTGATGCGCGCCTTCACACGcccatgtattttttcctccaaaacttGGCTTTTGTTGACCTCTGTTACACATCTGCTATTACTCCTAAGATGTTGGTAAACTTCCTGGTCTCCAATAAATCTATCTCATTCTCGGGGTGTGTGATACAATTATATGTTTATGGTATATTTGCTACAGTTGAATGTTATCTTTTGGCTGTCATGGCTGTAGATCGTTATGTGGCCATCTGCAACCCTCTCCGTTATTCAATAGTCATGTCCCAGAGAGCCTGCATCCAATTGGTCACAGGATGTTATGTTATGAGTTCTCTGACTTCCAACACACACTTAGGATTTCTCCTTTCACTGTCCTTCTGCAATGTCAACACCATTAATCACTTCTTTTGTGATTTGCCCCCAATCCTGACCCTTTCTTGTTctagtatttattttaatatcatgTTTATAATGATTTTTGTGGGCTTCAACCTGGTAAGCACCTTGCTGGTTGTATTCTTATCCTACATCTACATACTCTCTGCCATCTTGAGGATGCCCTCTGCCAGAGGGAGGCACAAAGCCTTCTCTACCTGTGCCTCCCACATGACCGCTGTCACCATTTTCTATGGGACACTCTGTTACATGTATTTACAACCTTCTTCCAGCAAGTCACAAGAGAATGATAAAGTGGCCTCTGTGTTTTATGGTATTGTGATCCCCATGCTGAACCCCTTGATCTACAGTCTAAGAAACAAGGAGGTAAAAGAAGCCATGAAAGTTCTTATGAAAAGCTGTGCATGA
- the LOC141516764 gene encoding putative olfactory receptor 5AK3: protein MIQENDTKVTEFILLGFAVRQEVQYILFLVFLVIYITSLLGNVGMILLIKCDARLHTPMYFFLQNLAFVDLCYTSAITPKMLVNFLVSDKSISFSGCVIQLYVYGIFATIECYLLAAMAIDRYVAICNPLRYPIVMSQKACIQLVTGSYVMGSLNATTHTAFLFSLSFCNSNTINHFFCDVPPILALSCSNIDVNVMLLIIFVGFNLVSTLLVVFFSYVYILAAILRMTSAAGRHKAFSTCASHLTTVTIFYGTLSYMYLQPSSSESQENDKVASVFYGIVIPMLNPLIYSLRNKEVKEAVKVLIKSCA from the coding sequence atgatccaagaaaatgacaCCAAAGTGACTGAGTTCATTTTATTGGGATTTGCCGTTCGACAAGAAGTGCAGTACATCCTCTTCCTTGTGTTTCTGGTCATCTACATTACATCTCTACTGGGCAATGTTGGTATGATTCTGCTCATCAAGTGTGATGCGCGCCTTCACACAcccatgtattttttcctccaaaatttgGCTTTTGTTGACCTCTGTTACACATCTGCTATCACTCCTAAGATGTTGGTAAACTTCCTGGTCTCAGATAAATCTATTTCATTCTCAGGGTGTGTGATACAATTATATGTTTATGGCATATTTGCCACAATTGAATGCTACCTTCTGGCTGCCATGGCTATAGATCGCTATGTGGCCATCTGTAATCCACTCCGTTATCCAATAGTCATGTCCCAGAAAGCCTGCATCCAACTGGTCACTGGATCTTATGTTATGGGTTCCCTGAATGCTACTACACACACTGCATTTCTTTTTTCACTGTCTTTTTGTAATTCCAACACCATCAATCATTTCTTTTGTGATGTGCCCCCAATCTTAGCCCTTTCCTGTTCAAATATTGATGTCAATGTCATGCTGTTAATTATTTTTGTGGGTTTTAACCTGGTAAGCACATTGCTGGTAGTGTTCTTTTCCTATGTTTACATCTTGGCTGCCATCTTGAGGATGACCTCTGCCGCAGGGAGACACAAAGCCTTCTCTACTTGTGCCTCCCATCTGACCACTGTCACCATTTTTTATGGGACACTTTCTTATATGTATTTGCAGCCTTCTTCCAGTGAGTcacaagaaaatgataaagtgGCCTCTGTATTTTATGGTATCGTGATCCCCATGCTGAACCCCTTGATCTACAGTCTGAGAAACAAGGAAGTGAAAGAGGCTGTGAAAGTTCTTATAAAAAGTTGTGCATGA